The Burkholderia cepacia ATCC 25416 genome includes a window with the following:
- a CDS encoding arylamine N-acetyltransferase family protein: MTDSFDLSRYFSRIGYDGPVEPTLDVLRRLHLLHPQAIPFENLNPLTGARVALDLPAIVDKVIERRRGGYCFELNKLFYTALTTIGFRVTPMIARVRWMQPPEVATAHTHMLLRIDLDGAAWLADIGFGSATLTAPLRFVPDERQLTPHGAFRVVAAPVDGEFEMQIETPDGWQTTYRFQPKRVEWIDYDAANWFTSTYPESIFLHNLIACRVLPDGRAALRNTTLTIRDAAGAGHSVTFDDAAAWGACLRDTIGIDTTGFDLDALFARLAARVAT; this comes from the coding sequence ATGACTGACTCGTTCGACCTCTCGCGCTATTTCTCCCGCATCGGCTACGACGGCCCGGTCGAGCCGACGCTCGACGTGCTGCGCCGGCTGCACCTGCTGCACCCGCAAGCGATTCCGTTCGAAAACCTCAATCCGCTGACCGGCGCGCGCGTCGCGCTCGACCTGCCCGCGATCGTCGACAAGGTGATCGAACGCCGCCGCGGCGGCTACTGCTTCGAACTCAACAAGCTGTTCTACACCGCGCTCACGACGATCGGCTTTCGCGTGACGCCGATGATCGCGCGCGTGCGCTGGATGCAGCCGCCGGAAGTCGCTACCGCGCATACGCACATGCTGCTGCGCATCGATCTCGACGGCGCGGCCTGGCTCGCCGACATCGGCTTCGGCAGCGCCACGCTGACCGCGCCGCTACGTTTCGTGCCGGACGAGCGGCAATTGACGCCGCACGGCGCGTTCCGCGTCGTCGCCGCGCCGGTCGACGGTGAATTCGAGATGCAGATCGAGACGCCTGACGGCTGGCAGACCACCTACCGCTTCCAGCCGAAGCGGGTCGAATGGATCGATTACGACGCCGCGAACTGGTTTACTTCGACGTATCCCGAATCGATCTTCCTGCACAACCTGATCGCATGCCGCGTGCTGCCGGACGGCCGCGCTGCGCTGCGCAACACCACGCTGACGATCCGCGATGCGGCGGGCGCCGGGCACTCCGTCACGTTCGACGATGCGGCCGCATGGGGCGCGTGCCTGCGCGACACGATCGGCATCGATACGACGGGATTCGATCTCGACGCGCTGTTCGCGCGGCTGGCGGCGCGCGTCGCGACGTAG
- a CDS encoding amidase, whose protein sequence is MPHGAPQLLAPASIPVDPIVRLSAGELASAIRGKAVSCVETMRAYLDHVERVNGAVNAIVALRDRDTLLAEAAEKDAALARGEYHGWMHGMPQAPKDLAMTKGLRTTYGSPIFRENVPQADSVCVARMRAAGAIFIGKTNTPEFGLGSHTFNEVYGATRNPYDLTKSAGGSSGGTAAALASRMLPVADGSDFGGSLRNPAAFCNIYGFRPSQGRVPRWPGVDVFVQQLGIEGPMGRTVGDVAQLLAIQAGYDRNDPLSLAEDPAVFAQPLDTDLRGKRIAWVGDWNGYLATEAGVLALCEQGLATLREIGCDVDAALPAFAPDRIWRLWLAHRHLLSGGGLLAHYRDPARRALLKPEAIYEVEGLLAMQGAAVFEASVERTAWHQAVLSFFDRYDFIAAPTAQVFPFDVDQRWPTEIAGRAMDTYHRWMETVVPWTLAGCPVISVPVGFNEAGLPMGMQLIGRPRADLAVLQLARGYEQAAGWVDGRLPAWMAR, encoded by the coding sequence ATGCCGCACGGCGCCCCGCAGCTTCTCGCTCCCGCTTCCATCCCCGTCGACCCGATCGTGCGCCTGTCGGCCGGCGAACTCGCGTCGGCGATTCGCGGCAAGGCCGTGTCGTGCGTCGAGACGATGCGCGCGTATCTCGATCACGTCGAGCGCGTGAACGGCGCAGTCAACGCGATCGTCGCGCTGCGCGATCGCGACACGCTGCTCGCCGAAGCCGCGGAAAAGGATGCCGCACTGGCGCGTGGCGAGTACCACGGCTGGATGCACGGGATGCCGCAGGCGCCGAAGGACCTGGCGATGACGAAGGGGCTGCGGACGACCTACGGCTCGCCGATCTTCCGCGAAAACGTGCCGCAGGCCGATTCCGTGTGCGTCGCGCGGATGCGCGCGGCCGGCGCGATCTTCATCGGCAAGACCAACACGCCCGAATTCGGGCTCGGCTCGCACACGTTCAACGAAGTCTACGGCGCGACCCGCAACCCGTACGACCTGACGAAGAGCGCGGGCGGCAGCAGCGGCGGCACGGCGGCGGCGCTCGCGTCGCGGATGCTGCCGGTCGCGGACGGCAGCGATTTCGGCGGTTCGCTGCGCAATCCGGCCGCGTTCTGCAACATCTACGGCTTCCGCCCGTCGCAGGGCCGTGTGCCGCGCTGGCCGGGCGTCGACGTGTTCGTGCAGCAGCTCGGCATCGAAGGGCCGATGGGCCGCACGGTCGGCGACGTCGCGCAGCTGCTCGCGATCCAGGCCGGCTACGACCGCAACGATCCGCTGTCGCTCGCGGAGGATCCGGCCGTGTTCGCGCAGCCGCTCGACACCGACCTGCGCGGCAAGCGCATCGCGTGGGTCGGCGACTGGAACGGTTATCTCGCGACCGAGGCCGGCGTGCTCGCGCTGTGCGAGCAGGGGCTGGCGACGCTGCGCGAGATCGGCTGCGACGTCGATGCCGCACTGCCGGCGTTCGCGCCCGACCGGATCTGGCGCCTGTGGCTCGCGCACCGGCACTTGTTGTCCGGCGGCGGGCTGCTGGCGCACTATCGCGACCCGGCGCGGCGCGCGTTGCTGAAGCCCGAGGCGATCTACGAGGTCGAAGGGCTGCTCGCGATGCAGGGCGCGGCCGTGTTCGAGGCGAGCGTCGAGCGCACCGCGTGGCATCAGGCCGTGCTGAGCTTCTTCGACCGCTACGACTTCATCGCGGCGCCGACCGCGCAGGTGTTCCCGTTCGACGTCGACCAGCGCTGGCCGACGGAGATCGCGGGCCGTGCGATGGATACCTACCACCGCTGGATGGAAACGGTCGTGCCGTGGACGCTGGCCGGCTGCCCGGTGATCAGCGTGCCGGTCGGCTTCAACGAAGCGGGGCTGCCGATGGGGATGCAACTGATCGGGCGCCCGCGCGCCGATCTCGCCGTGTTGCAGCTCGCGCGCGGCTACGAGCAGGCGGCCGGCTGGGTGGACGGGCGGCTGCCGGCGTGGATGGCGCGGTGA
- a CDS encoding BPL-N domain-containing protein, protein MRSRESIFVVLSLVASSLVHAAAADDETRGFDSRPVALVYRGPAACDGCPETIARRLRESEHKFRVFYVGPAEKRRITPAVLAGAALYVQPGGGQDIPGAAASIGKDSIEAVRHYVSNGGRYLGICMGAYLAGDPGFGLVAGEIGSEVDRPRSTLHGIADTVTPVVWRGKKRWIYFQDGAMLPAAPGAAVLATYPNRDIAAATYRYGKGRVGLVGPHPEADESWYREYGLRNPDGVLPDMAYDLINATMKP, encoded by the coding sequence ATGCGATCCAGAGAATCGATTTTCGTTGTCCTGTCGCTCGTCGCGTCGTCGCTCGTTCATGCGGCGGCGGCCGACGACGAAACGCGCGGCTTCGACAGCCGTCCCGTCGCTCTGGTCTATCGCGGCCCGGCCGCATGCGACGGTTGCCCCGAGACGATTGCGAGGCGCCTGCGGGAATCCGAGCACAAGTTCCGGGTGTTTTACGTCGGGCCGGCGGAAAAACGCCGGATCACGCCTGCCGTCCTGGCCGGCGCCGCGCTGTATGTCCAGCCCGGCGGCGGGCAGGACATCCCCGGCGCGGCGGCCAGCATCGGGAAAGACTCGATCGAGGCCGTGCGGCACTACGTGTCGAACGGCGGGCGCTATCTGGGCATCTGCATGGGCGCCTACCTGGCGGGCGACCCGGGTTTCGGGCTGGTCGCGGGCGAGATCGGCTCGGAGGTCGACCGGCCGCGCTCGACGCTTCACGGTATCGCGGACACGGTGACGCCGGTGGTATGGCGCGGGAAAAAACGCTGGATCTACTTCCAGGACGGCGCGATGCTCCCGGCCGCCCCCGGCGCGGCCGTGCTGGCGACCTATCCGAACCGCGATATCGCAGCCGCGACCTATCGCTACGGCAAAGGGCGCGTCGGGCTCGTCGGCCCGCATCCCGAAGCCGACGAAAGCTGGTATCGCGAGTACGGTCTCCGGAATCCGGACGGTGTTCTGCCGGACATGGCGTACGACCTGATCAACGCGACGATGAAGCCATGA
- a CDS encoding nuclear transport factor 2 family protein: MSHPHTELIQRFYTAFQQRDIDAMLACYADDVVFSDPAFGELRGDLARDMWRMLVARAQDFSLTFSDVAADQQAGRAEWIAHYRFITTGRMVVNRIDARFRFRDGRIVEHRDSFDLWRWARQALGLKGALLGWTPFVQRAIRAQARKNLDAYRARRN, from the coding sequence ATGAGCCATCCGCACACCGAGTTGATCCAGCGCTTCTACACGGCGTTCCAGCAGCGCGACATCGACGCGATGCTCGCCTGCTATGCCGATGACGTCGTCTTCAGCGATCCCGCGTTCGGCGAGCTGCGCGGCGACCTCGCACGCGACATGTGGCGCATGCTGGTCGCGCGTGCGCAGGACTTTTCCTTGACGTTCAGCGACGTCGCCGCGGATCAGCAGGCCGGGCGCGCCGAATGGATCGCCCATTACCGATTCATCACGACCGGCCGGATGGTGGTCAACCGGATCGACGCGCGGTTCCGGTTTCGCGACGGGCGCATCGTCGAGCATCGCGACAGCTTCGACCTGTGGCGCTGGGCGCGTCAGGCGCTCGGACTGAAAGGCGCGCTGCTCGGCTGGACGCCTTTCGTGCAACGCGCGATCCGCGCACAGGCGCGGAAGAATCTCGACGCGTATCGCGCACGGCGGAATTAG
- a CDS encoding universal stress protein: MLKLLVPVGHSPRSLQAVRHATFLYRERCASEIVLINVQAPLESTRLEAYHPLSRLRSIEERFASADLAMAERILREAGVKYSVVMKVGPVADTIAAVAAETGCDEIVVVAPRHDPLHALMSVFRRSVMSRLVRISNVPVTAVQ, encoded by the coding sequence ATGCTCAAGCTGCTGGTTCCGGTCGGCCACTCTCCCCGCTCGCTTCAGGCAGTTCGCCACGCGACATTCCTGTATCGCGAACGGTGCGCGTCGGAAATCGTGCTGATCAACGTTCAGGCGCCGCTCGAATCGACGCGGCTCGAGGCCTACCATCCGCTGTCGCGGCTGCGTTCGATCGAGGAGAGGTTCGCGTCCGCCGACCTGGCCATGGCCGAGCGGATCCTGCGGGAAGCCGGCGTCAAGTACAGCGTCGTGATGAAGGTCGGCCCGGTGGCCGATACGATCGCGGCCGTGGCGGCGGAGACGGGGTGCGACGAGATCGTGGTCGTCGCGCCGCGGCACGATCCGTTGCATGCGCTGATGTCGGTGTTCCGCCGCAGCGTGATGAGCCGGCTGGTGCGGATCTCGAACGTGCCGGTCACGGCCGTGCAATGA
- a CDS encoding type VI secretion system Vgr family protein → MSTKSGLHFTFAAGDESLEVVEFTLREGLSETFLLQVELASANAAIDFGQVLDHSGLLTIWQDGQPVRYVHGTVSSFVQGDTGFRRTRYSAVVEPRLARLKLSSDWRIFQTLSVPEIATAVLKAHHQTLDYEQRVTSEHLAREYCVQAGDTDYDFIERILREEGFFYAFQHKADGHRLIHCDRLFIFGRQQGEPVLYNPTPGGDQPQPSLRTFAYTENVRTARQVQRDYTFKSPRFPHEYPREGTDLDHQGRGYARYDYPGRYKHEASGKAFTQDRLRGHRRDARIARVNGDDARLQPGIAFDLTGHPREDMNRGWRPVSLVHHGKQYTSQAEEGADAQQGTHYRYEAALVPDDAEWRAEPLPRPRIDGPQPATVVGPEGEEIYTDEYGRVKVQFPWDREGKYDEHSSCWIQVAQNWAGATWGHMAIPRIGQEVIVVNLDGDPDQPLIIGRAYNRLQLPPYELPRHKTRMTIKSQTHKGEGYNELRFEDEAGQEEIYVHAQRDQNIHVNHDETTFVGHDRSEQVEHDETVAIGNDQRLAIGRDRRERVGQDEELTIVRHRTIHTGMNHTETAGNNRHDTIVVNHRVDVGGHAEHLVHGSHRLEAGQRIERRTLHYQLQAAERVVLQGPGGSIVIDSSGITLDAVAIRFKGPIQQQTGGKGNLLDLLSRTINNPQTNFSEQFLVKHARTGEALANVLYCVETAEGQCFVGRTDSRGLTARVYTVRPDAATLRWGREAAVHLRKQNISY, encoded by the coding sequence ATGTCTACGAAATCCGGCCTGCACTTTACCTTTGCCGCTGGCGACGAGTCGTTAGAGGTCGTAGAGTTCACGCTTAGGGAAGGTTTGTCTGAGACCTTTCTGTTGCAGGTGGAACTGGCGAGTGCCAACGCTGCAATCGATTTCGGTCAGGTGCTCGATCATAGCGGCTTGCTTACGATCTGGCAGGACGGGCAGCCCGTGCGTTACGTGCACGGCACGGTGTCGAGTTTTGTGCAAGGCGATACGGGCTTTCGACGTACTCGCTATTCCGCGGTGGTCGAGCCACGTTTGGCGCGTCTGAAGCTGTCCTCCGACTGGCGCATCTTCCAGACTTTGAGCGTGCCCGAGATCGCCACGGCCGTGCTCAAGGCACACCATCAAACGCTGGACTACGAGCAGCGTGTCACCAGCGAGCATCTGGCGCGCGAGTATTGCGTGCAGGCAGGCGACACCGACTACGATTTCATCGAACGTATCTTGCGCGAGGAAGGCTTCTTCTACGCTTTCCAGCACAAGGCCGATGGGCATCGGTTGATCCACTGCGACCGGCTGTTCATCTTCGGCCGGCAGCAGGGGGAGCCGGTGCTGTATAACCCGACGCCCGGCGGCGACCAGCCGCAGCCCAGTTTGCGCACCTTCGCCTACACGGAGAACGTGCGCACCGCGCGTCAGGTGCAGCGCGACTACACGTTCAAGAGCCCACGCTTTCCGCACGAGTACCCGCGCGAGGGCACCGACCTCGATCATCAGGGCCGCGGCTACGCGCGCTACGACTATCCGGGCCGCTACAAGCATGAAGCCAGCGGCAAGGCCTTCACGCAGGACCGCCTGCGTGGTCACCGTCGCGACGCGCGTATCGCGCGGGTGAACGGCGATGATGCGCGCCTGCAACCCGGCATCGCGTTCGACCTCACCGGCCACCCGCGCGAGGACATGAACCGCGGCTGGCGTCCGGTGAGCCTCGTGCATCACGGCAAGCAATACACCAGCCAGGCGGAGGAGGGCGCTGACGCGCAACAAGGCACGCACTACCGCTACGAAGCGGCGCTGGTGCCCGACGATGCCGAGTGGCGCGCTGAGCCGCTGCCGCGCCCGCGCATCGACGGCCCGCAGCCGGCAACCGTGGTCGGCCCCGAAGGCGAAGAAATTTACACGGACGAGTACGGCCGGGTAAAGGTGCAGTTCCCGTGGGATCGCGAGGGCAAGTACGACGAGCACAGCTCGTGCTGGATCCAGGTCGCGCAGAACTGGGCCGGCGCGACCTGGGGCCACATGGCGATCCCGCGTATCGGGCAGGAAGTGATCGTGGTCAACCTGGATGGCGATCCGGACCAGCCTCTCATCATCGGGCGGGCGTACAACCGCTTGCAGTTGCCGCCGTACGAACTGCCGCGGCACAAAACGCGGATGACGATCAAGAGCCAGACGCACAAGGGCGAGGGCTACAACGAACTGCGCTTCGAGGACGAGGCGGGTCAGGAGGAAATCTACGTCCACGCGCAGCGCGATCAGAACATTCACGTCAACCACGACGAAACCACGTTCGTCGGGCATGACCGCAGCGAGCAGGTCGAGCACGACGAAACCGTAGCTATCGGGAACGACCAGCGACTTGCGATAGGTCGGGACCGCCGTGAACGAGTGGGACAGGATGAAGAACTCACCATCGTACGGCATCGTACGATCCATACCGGCATGAATCACACAGAGACCGCAGGCAATAATCGTCACGACACCATTGTGGTCAACCACCGCGTCGATGTCGGCGGCCATGCGGAGCACCTCGTTCACGGTAGCCACCGCCTGGAGGCCGGGCAGCGCATCGAACGGAGAACCCTTCACTACCAGTTGCAGGCGGCGGAGCGTGTAGTTCTGCAAGGCCCGGGAGGTAGCATCGTCATCGACAGTTCGGGTATCACGCTCGATGCCGTTGCCATTCGCTTCAAGGGGCCGATACAGCAGCAGACCGGCGGCAAAGGCAACCTGCTCGACCTGTTGTCACGGACTATCAACAACCCTCAAACGAACTTCAGCGAGCAGTTTCTCGTCAAGCACGCGCGCACCGGGGAGGCGTTGGCCAATGTCCTGTATTGCGTGGAAACGGCAGAAGGTCAGTGCTTCGTCGGGCGTACCGATTCGCGAGGGCTGACGGCGCGCGTCTATACCGTCCGACCTGACGCCGCGACGTTGCGTTGGGGAAGAGAGGCGGCAGTGCACTTGCGCAAACAGAACATCAGCTACTGA